One genomic window of [Clostridium] scindens ATCC 35704 includes the following:
- a CDS encoding dUTP diphosphatase, which translates to MKIKLINFGLEKNHYPFRPHENDAGADVYMPYDCTLKPGEIARIPLGFGLILPDGYAGYVFPRSSMATKGLVCELPPIDSGYRGEIHAIISNISSECQTLHKNTRVGQLVITPVLIADFVLDLGEERNTGVFGSTGE; encoded by the coding sequence ATGAAAATTAAACTGATCAACTTTGGACTGGAAAAAAATCATTATCCTTTCCGGCCTCATGAAAATGATGCCGGAGCCGATGTATATATGCCTTATGACTGCACGTTAAAGCCTGGCGAAATTGCAAGAATCCCATTAGGATTTGGACTCATACTTCCGGATGGGTATGCCGGTTATGTTTTTCCAAGAAGCAGTATGGCCACAAAAGGATTAGTCTGTGAACTTCCGCCTATTGATTCAGGCTATCGTGGCGAAATTCATGCCATTATCAGCAATATTAGTTCAGAATGCCAAACACTCCATAAAAATACCCGTGTAGGACAACTGGTTATCACTCCTGTTCTAATTGCTGACTTTGTTCTGGATCTCGGAGAAGAAAGAAATACCGGAGTTTTTGGAAGTACCGGGGAATAA